From a single Prionailurus bengalensis isolate Pbe53 chromosome A1, Fcat_Pben_1.1_paternal_pri, whole genome shotgun sequence genomic region:
- the LOC122467200 gene encoding prostaglandin reductase 1-like: MVYAKSWTLKKHFEGSPPRGNLELKTVELPPFNSGEVLLQALLLAGDPYLGVAAKRLKEGDVMMRQQVVRTVESKNSAFPTGTMVVASSGWTTHSISDGKDLEKLPAEWPDILTTKQ; this comes from the coding sequence ATGGTTTATGCTAAGAGCTGGACCCTGAAGAAGCACTTCGAAGGCAGCCCCCCTCGTGGTAACTTGGAGTTGAAGACAGTTGAACTCCCACCCTTCAACAGCGGAGAGGTCCTGCTGCAAGCCTTGCTCCTTGCTGGGGATCCTTACCTGGGAGTGGCAGCCAAACGACTGAAGGAGGGTGATGTGATGATGCGGCAGCAAGTGGTCAGAACTGTGGAAAGTAAAAACTCAGCCTTCCCAACAGGAACTATGGTAGTGGCTTCTTCAGGCTGGACAACTCACTCCATTTCTGATGGGAAAGATCTGGAAAAACTGCCTGCAGAGTGGCCAGACATTTTAACCACAAAACAGTAG